The Vicinamibacteria bacterium genome includes the window CCATGTCCGCCGCCACCAGCCTCCGAACCTCGCGCCCCACGTCGATCACGCGCCCGAGTTGCTCCGCCGCCTCGAAGATCGCTCCCGGGTGAGGGAGGGAGGCCTCCCGCGACCGCACCAGCGCCTCGAAGCCGAAGGTGCTCCCGTCCTTGGCGCGCAGGATCGGCTGGTAGGCCATCCAGAACTGCCCCACGGCTCGGGTGAGGCTCGCCTCCAAACCCGCGCGGTCCGCGACCGCGGAGTTATGGCTAGTCAGGTACGCCAGTGCCTCTCGGCGGAGGTTGGCCATGCGCCTCAGGTGGAGGGCCCGCTCCACCGCTCCCTGAAGGGCGCCGATGCTGACCGGTTTCAGCAAGTACTGCACGGCCCCCCGCTCCAAGGCTTGGATCGCGGTCTCCAGGGTGGGATTGCCCGTCACCAATACCACCGGCAGATCCGGGTCTCGCTCATGAACAGCTTGCAGGAGGTCGACGCCGCTCATGTAGGGCATCGTGATGTCCGAGACGACGACGTCGAAGCTGCCGTCAGAGAGCAAGGTGAGCGCTCGCCTTGCATCCCCCGCCATCTCCACCTCGTAGCCGATGTCACGCAGAACGTCGCCGAATACCTCGAGGAGGTTCGGCTCGTCATCGATGACAAGGACGCGTCCGGTCATGCCGAGCCCAAGTGGAACACCCCGCCCTCCATTCCGCCGCGAGTATAGCGCGACCGCGACCCTTCAAGTCCGGCCGCACGCGAATCGCCCCCGCCGTCGGGGTCAGGGGAGGGTGGC containing:
- a CDS encoding EAL domain-containing protein, which translates into the protein MTGRVLVIDDEPNLLEVFGDVLRDIGYEVEMAGDARRALTLLSDGSFDVVVSDITMPYMSGVDLLQAVHERDPDLPVVLVTGNPTLETAIQALERGAVQYLLKPVSIGALQGAVERALHLRRMANLRREALAYLTSHNSAVADRAGLEASLTRAVGQFWMAYQPILRAKDGSTFGFEALVRSREASLPHPGAIFEAAEQLGRVIDVGREVRRLVAADMAEAAPGLSLFLNLHTLDLGDELLLSAEAPLTKRAKNVVLEITERASLEVIPDYRTRIRTLREMGFRIAVDDLGAGYAGLNTFAALEPEVVKLDIELVRGAHAEAVKQKLIRSVCSVCRDLGILVVAEGIETASDRDAVIELGCDLLQGFLLGRPAAQPLTTASRPSPPAPGGS